The Paroedura picta isolate Pp20150507F chromosome 2, Ppicta_v3.0, whole genome shotgun sequence sequence caaaacaaaaatttcaaaccCCCAAATATCAGAAACATGTCCTAAATGATGTAGATGTTCAATGTACAAACTATCCTTAAAGCATATTCAGTTGAAAGTAATACAGATATTGGTAGTCGAGATGTGTTCTAAACATAATGCAAAGTAAAGAGCTGACTGGGATTCGTTCCCAAGAGATTCTTCCAAGTAGTAAATAAATTGTTGCACAACAACAAGTCACATGAGGCAAGGTCACATGAGAGAAACAAATGATAGTTGCCATTGTACCAGACTCTGAGGAGTAAGCACAGTGGAAATGCTATAGGGATTAAGCCCTCCAGAACCCATATAACATTTTAGATAAATAGACATCATCATATCTTTCCCATCAGAATTCTTTGAAGCGGTAGAAGAATGAATGGACTCTGAATTTGGCTTCTTGTTAGAATTAAAGCTATCTTAGAACCCCAAATTCCTAGAATCACTCAAAGATACCTTAGATTAaccaaagaaaaaggagaagcagTCACCCATTCTAGACTGTTAAAATGCCCTCCCTAACTCTTACAGCTTTAAACATCTTAGACTTTGTACTTCTTGCTCCAAGAATAATAGCACACTATATAAAAGGTAACATCTTAGACTTTGTACTTCTTGCTCCAAGAATAATAGCACACtatatatcattttaaaattgcattgaatattagtgttttaaatttttttgcaaTGAAATTTGTTGTTTTTGTCCCAAGCAACAGAACACATGTAACAGAGCACATCTTATGGCAGCATCCAGTGTTCTTGCAATTTCAGCCAACTGTCATTTATTCCATCTCTGAAAGATATGCAATATCTGGAATGAACCACTATTGTTCTCTTTGGCTGGGCCTGGCAAGGTAAGGCAATCAAAGCTGAGACGCTGAAAGTGAGTACAGGTTTGGGTTTGCATAGTAAGGTTTAAGCTGATGTAACATACATTCagctttgaaatatatatttcaaagaCCATTAGTTGTACATGTAGACTATATAATTAAGACTATATACTTAAATGAGGATTCCGGGTAATGACACAAACAAACTATAATCACAAAAGCATgaagtttctttttttccttgtcCTATTGTGCTGTTTCCCCCATGCCTTTCAACAGCACCAAATAGCCATTTGAGATCAAAAAGCACAGCTAAAACTTTCATAGCACAACCACACAGTGCAGCAACGGAGATCCACATGATGAAGGGGGGTTTCTTTCTCACCACGGATGCATTTCAAGCATCCAAACTATTAGTAGGATATACATATAGAGATGTACCTTTGCCAATTGAGGCTACCAGTTGTGTGTGATTAGTGCCTGACCAAGACTATCTCCTGATTGTCATGACTGAAGTTTGACTCTTATAttttttggaatatgcaagatctgtaggggGCATGATGCAACAGCTTATGAAGActaccctacagggggcattggaggagatatgtagcTAGCGccgttagattaggaacttcctaatatttttcatATGATTGCCTCCAATATCTTTCTGACTGGcccagttggagacttcctgctcctctgagcacatttctccctgcttgcctccacaacaaacTGAATGAAGACAATAGCATACAAATTGTGTAAAAGAAAAACAGGACCAtcagaaacagcaacaaaaatgaggTGAAAGATATGGCAAAAAATTAATGAAACTAAAATTTCAGACAAAAATTTAAAAGCTAATTTTAAAAGGCCTTACTGCTAATATGGCTTTGTTCTTATCAAGAGGCTGAAAGCCTGGGCAAATTCTGTGTGTGCTATCAGAATTACAGAATTTCTTGTAAAATATGTAGATTAGGAAACTTTTAGTAAAACGGACTCTGTATTCTGGTGAAATATAGTGCTAGCATCACAAACAATATCTGTTGTACTTGTTTTGAGGTTCTCCAGCAGATGACTGCTaagagattcatggaaggaagaaATCATACTTCAGTGACCGAGTTCATCCTTCTAGGATTCACAAATAACCCCAAACTGAAGCTGATCCTGTTTGTAATATTTCTGATAATATATACGGTTAGTTTAGCAGGAAACCTTACACTCATTGCTCTAATCTTCAGCAGTTCTCACCTCCATACACCCATGTATTTCTTCATTGGGAACCTATCTTTCCTGGATGTCTGGTATTCCTCTGTCTATACTCCAAAGATCCTGGTGAATTGTATCTCAGAGGACAAAAGCATTTCCATCGGGGGTTGTGCtgcccagttcttcttctctgcTGGTCTTGCATATAGTGAGTGCTACCTTCTGGCAGCCATGGCTTATGATCGTTACACAGCCATTGCCACTCCGCTGCTATATGCCACTGCCATGTCCAGAAAGCTATGCATAGGACTTGTGGCCCTATCATATTTAGGTGGATTCATCAATGCCACAGTCCTCACCAGTGAAACCTTCACATTGAACTTCTGTGACGGCAACATTATTGATGACTTCTTCTGTGATGTGCCACCTCTGGTAAAGCTCTCCTGTGATGTGAATGAGAGTTACCAGTATGTTTTATACTTTCTCCTCACTTCTAACATAATTGCCCCCTCAGCTTTCATTCTTGCCACTTATGCCTTCATCCTAGCAGCCATCTTGCGGATTCGCTCCACTGAAGGCAGGCGTAAAGCCTTTTCTACCTGTGCTTCCCACCTGACAGCTGTCACTTTGTACTATGGTTCCATCCTCTTTATTTATTCACGCCCCAGCTCCAATTATGCTTTGGACAGGGACAAATGGGCCTCTGTGTTCTACACAGTGCTCTTCCCCATGCTCAATCCCATGATTTACAGTTTAAGAAACACGGATGTGAAAAATGCTGTGAAGAAGCTGATCACAAGGACAGGTTTCTGAAGCTGACAGGTTTCTGAGTGGACATCAGAGATGATTCTGGTAGGCATGATCATGATAAAGTCTTATTTTATGATGAATATTTGTGTACATTTTTCCATCTACTGATGTATGAAATATTCAATGTGTTAGACTGCATAATGAATTGGAATTGCTACCTTTACAGGATATATGATTAAGCAGCTCTCGACTCTCTGTGTTTCAGTCCTAGGTAGCTGCATGTGTTTCCAAATAAATGTGAACCATAACACCAGAAACTGTAGTGCAGTTAAATTCAATTGCACTTTCAATCCTCCCAGTCTATTGAGAGCAAAGTATGCCATGCAACATCTCACtaaaccaagggccattctgcacaaggaccaatgttgccgattgctttcacaaagcagaaacgctattttaaatagtggaatcttggcgttctgcataccttcatttgtagtggaatccagtagcgtttcatttgttccccacaggtttccggactCGCAGGactcgctagaaaggaagcgattttttttctgtgattgttcccgcccctggccatcaatcaaatggaacagccaatgggcggttgttatcatgctcccgaaaagcccctttccctttaagcacagttaaaaaaacaaaaacactatgcaacaaatatgccttgattctttgcaccgtagagacccatctagctggcgtgtgagctggctattcatcgttaccacgttcCCCCGAGTGGAACCTCTCCCCCCTGCACGAGcatgatttttggccaaaattaaagggaactggcgaacagggggctgtgttgtgcttggggacttaggggagctttaaagcacttctgtggagggactgcagccggagaagcctcgctgggtgaatgaagcctcgctggttcgttgcttttccTGCTCGctcaaaggggggaaaaatggcgatcactttactggaagttcggaggagagagccagggggagagactttgttgcaaccactactttgagaacgcacatggctttttcgcaagtgttgcaggttgttggcaagaatGTAGctattttctgagggtgaatccacttttctcgattccccagaaatcgctacaatgaagcgatttttgcaggagtgttggagattgctcacgacatcatacagaacgtagttttagtggcaaaatcCAAATGCAAGAATcttgctatattaaagtcgtgggGAATGGCCCCAAGTTATATGCTAAATAAACACATACATTCTTAGATCGAGCTCTTTGCTGGACTTGACACTTCAGACTGTAAGTGGGGAAGAATGTTTGAATGCAATATTCCCTTGCAATATTCCCATGCAGAGAAGGACAGCATGCTAACGAGACAACCTACTTGTTTTCTATGGGTGAACATGGTGgctaaaaacttcataaaaaaccCATGGGGCAGCTTCATTCAACACACCAGCACTACCTGAAGTCTCTTTTCTGCAAGTGGGTGTTCTGCTACTGATCTGTCATGGGCTTTCCACAGCCTTGTGAAACAAGTCATCTATCTAGAGGAAATAAAGAATGCTCAATTCCtcttatcactaaacattataaagttgaagttgcatgaaGCCAATGCACTCCCTACCTGCTTGACCCTCCTTGGGGGATgggctgccaatagggagatacctctctgccaatgagggctgatcagttcaaattgcaagaaGACAattcaatccctacctgattgtcccTCTCTGAGTGTGCAGCCAGTAGGGAAAaaacactctgccaattagggctaatcagttcaaattgcaccctgtcagtgagggccaatcagttcaaattgcatgcagaaaatgcctacctgattggccctacctggGGCTGTGCCACCAATATGGAGAGAGCACTCTTGCAATGAGGGcaaatcatggggcttatctgcccTTGTCTTCCTCTTTCTGCTGTTTGCTAGGTGGAAGatgtgctggcctctctgaaagttCCTGCTGTTGGTAAATTGCTTCATTCTCAGTCTCATCCCACTCTCCATCTCCACCAAACAAGGAAGGGAAGCCAGatgcttcctttgcctcttgtgttggtctcaggtttcagctctctgctggaaggaagcatagACAAGTTGCAAAAGAGGCAGATAtattcagtatttcaaaaacagaatgccaagggacagacagaatgcaatgaatatcttaactcagtccagtaaGTCAAGGGTCCCTTCAAGCATTCCAAGGGCATCCACTGAGGGAGCAGGTACTAGGATTACtgcatcagcagaaggaacaggtcacaggttgtgtccacaacacaggcctcaagttaatataggctagTTAATATAGGCTTTCAGCTGAATACCAAACTTTTAAAGAGTGTTTTGGGGGCTACTTATGATCTTCTGGCACAAGCTCTCAGCCCATGTTGCTGCTCTTAGCTCCAGTAAAAGCAACAAACTGGCACTTGAGAAGAGATGTTGCATGAGATCGCCATGTTACCTCTGGttgaacccagaagtggtgtcaccaCATTCTAGGAATTCTCACAAAGACACATGACCTTTCTGTGACCCCACAATTTTGTTCCCAAAATGTCTTTTAGAACCAGGAGTCTAGAATTTTCCATGAGGTAGAAAGAGTGGGGTCTGATAGATTAATTATTTGGGGTTCCCCTTTTTGGTAATTAGTAACTTTTATCACAAGtatgttttccccccttttttacaGATTTGATATCTAACAATCAGTTCTATGCAGAGTTTGCctctggaactcaaggcagatagCTAAAGCAATTCAAAACTACAAATTTAAAATCACCACCAGTCAGTTAGAAAAAGCCAACAAACTGAATAGATCCTATTTACAGACCCCGCCCCCAAATGTTTTTTCGTATATCTAAAGTGCTGTtaggtcacagctgatttatagtAACCCCAGCAAaacactttcaaggcaagtgagaatcagAAGTTATATGCTATTGtcttcctctacagcagtggtccccaacctttttatcaccggggaccactcaacgcttgacaattttcctgaggcccggtgggggggggggagtttactcctctactctcaaccactgccctaacgctctctgactctggttgctatggtaatgtttaaacatcccttcagccatctgcaatcaagtgagcgctcctaagcgctgggactctggggggtggggcggggaagccgaggcggcacttctgctcagggaggtggggtggctggagcgggggagggggagggaggcacagccatCGGCATGCCAGCGagcgcaggcgcggagctctgagcctgcacatgtgtGCCTGCCAGATCGTTGattaagtaaagggccggggggggggggggaaggtgtcctttgcggcccacctccaattagtctacggaccacatgtggtccgcggcccacaggttggggatcactgctctacagagttttccttggtgatctcccatccaagtaccgaccatacttagcttccaaaatctgataaaGCTGAGCTAtgctaccccaccccccacaccaaGGGCTTAACAGACTATGAAATATATAATGGAAATGTTCAGATGGtggttttgtaaaaaaatataaagagaatgttatatttttaatgtctATGTAAACGTTGGCCAGTTTCCATTGCAT is a genomic window containing:
- the LOC143828717 gene encoding olfactory receptor 9G19-like; this encodes MTAKRFMEGRNHTSVTEFILLGFTNNPKLKLILFVIFLIIYTVSLAGNLTLIALIFSSSHLHTPMYFFIGNLSFLDVWYSSVYTPKILVNCISEDKSISIGGCAAQFFFSAGLAYSECYLLAAMAYDRYTAIATPLLYATAMSRKLCIGLVALSYLGGFINATVLTSETFTLNFCDGNIIDDFFCDVPPLVKLSCDVNESYQYVLYFLLTSNIIAPSAFILATYAFILAAILRIRSTEGRRKAFSTCASHLTAVTLYYGSILFIYSRPSSNYALDRDKWASVFYTVLFPMLNPMIYSLRNTDVKNAVKKLITRTGF